In Candidatus Pantoea floridensis, a single genomic region encodes these proteins:
- a CDS encoding MFS transporter gives MQEKIPGTRWYRVIAPILITCIVSFMDRVNISFALPGGMDQDLAITSQMAGVVSGIFFIGYLFLQVPGGRIAVNGSGKRFIAWSLAAWMVVSIATGFVTNHYQLLALRFVLGISEGGMLPVVLTMVSNWFPEKELGRANAFVMMFAPLGGMFTAPISGYIINVLDWRWLFIIEGLLSAAVLLVWWLVIADRPEEARWLPAREKAYLLRELAREKAQHRQKAPLSKAPLKAVFRNSGLMKLVALNFFYQTGDYGYTLWLPSILKNLTGTNMAGVGLLAAIPFVATVLGIYAISWLSDRTGKRRLWVMVSLFCFAAALLASVVLHENVVAAYIALVVCGFFLKAATSPFWSIPGRIAAPEVAGSARGVINGLGNLGGFCGPYLVGIMTLLYSQNVAICWLAGSLVIAGIFTLLLPKECDINPSEPRRHMKDDRLMSAK, from the coding sequence ATGCAAGAAAAAATCCCCGGAACGCGTTGGTATCGCGTTATCGCCCCCATTCTCATTACCTGCATCGTCTCATTCATGGATCGCGTCAACATCAGCTTTGCGCTGCCTGGCGGCATGGATCAAGACCTGGCGATCACCAGCCAAATGGCGGGTGTGGTAAGTGGCATTTTCTTTATCGGCTACCTGTTCCTGCAAGTGCCAGGTGGACGTATCGCCGTAAATGGCAGCGGTAAACGCTTTATTGCGTGGTCGCTGGCAGCATGGATGGTGGTGTCTATCGCCACCGGCTTTGTTACCAACCATTATCAGCTGCTGGCGCTGCGTTTCGTGCTGGGTATCTCGGAAGGTGGCATGTTACCGGTGGTGTTAACCATGGTCAGCAATTGGTTTCCAGAAAAGGAGCTGGGACGCGCTAATGCTTTTGTAATGATGTTTGCGCCGCTGGGCGGCATGTTTACCGCACCGATATCCGGCTACATCATTAACGTGCTGGACTGGCGCTGGTTGTTCATTATTGAAGGTCTGCTTTCTGCCGCTGTGCTGCTGGTGTGGTGGCTGGTAATCGCCGATCGTCCCGAAGAGGCGCGCTGGTTACCCGCACGTGAAAAGGCGTATTTGCTGCGCGAACTGGCGCGTGAAAAGGCGCAACATCGCCAAAAAGCACCGCTTAGTAAAGCCCCGTTAAAAGCGGTGTTCCGTAATTCAGGTTTGATGAAGCTCGTGGCGCTTAACTTCTTCTACCAAACTGGCGATTACGGTTACACGCTGTGGCTGCCGAGTATCCTGAAAAATCTCACCGGCACTAACATGGCGGGCGTCGGCCTGCTGGCCGCCATTCCGTTTGTGGCGACAGTGCTCGGTATCTATGCGATTTCCTGGCTGAGCGATCGCACCGGTAAGCGACGTTTGTGGGTAATGGTCTCGCTGTTCTGCTTCGCTGCTGCCTTACTGGCTTCGGTGGTGCTGCATGAGAACGTGGTTGCCGCCTATATCGCGCTGGTGGTATGCGGCTTCTTCCTGAAAGCAGCGACCAGTCCGTTCTGGTCTATTCCCGGACGTATCGCTGCGCCGGAAGTGGCGGGTAGCGCACGCGGCGTGATTAATGGACTTGGCAACCTGGGGGGATTCTGTGGGCCGTACTTAGTTGGCATCATGACGCTGCTCTATAGCCAAAACGTGGCAATCTGCTGGCTGGCGGGTTCGCTGGTGATTGCGGGGATCTTTACGCTGTTATTGCCAAAAGAGTGTGATATTAACCCTTCAGAACCGCGCAGACATATGAAGGACGATCGTTTGATGAGTGCCAAATAG
- a CDS encoding ABC transporter permease, which translates to MKTLFSAIYLFVVLLCGWLLARHSGVPTFLLPAPQAVLEALWLQRQLLWHHMLYTLAEIVLALLLGVGAGVTLAVLMAASPLLRRVLFPLVTASQAIPVFALAPLLVLWLGFGIASKVVVAALILFFPLCLSLFDGLCRTPSGWLELAQTTTPSRFRIFWRVRWPAALPQFFSGLQMAAVLAPIGVVIGEWVGASEGLGYLMMQSNARLETATSFAALLLLLILALLLSGSVALIRKKTLWQTS; encoded by the coding sequence ATGAAAACACTGTTTAGCGCGATCTATTTGTTTGTGGTGCTGCTGTGCGGCTGGCTGCTGGCGCGTCACAGCGGCGTGCCGACCTTTTTACTGCCCGCGCCTCAGGCGGTGCTTGAAGCGCTATGGCTGCAGCGCCAACTGCTCTGGCATCACATGTTATATACGCTGGCGGAAATTGTGCTGGCGCTGCTGCTCGGCGTGGGTGCCGGCGTGACGCTGGCGGTGCTGATGGCTGCCAGCCCGTTGCTGCGACGCGTGCTGTTTCCGCTGGTCACCGCCAGCCAGGCGATCCCGGTATTTGCCCTCGCGCCGCTGCTGGTGCTGTGGCTCGGTTTTGGCATTGCGTCGAAAGTGGTGGTGGCGGCGTTGATTCTGTTTTTTCCGCTGTGCCTGTCGCTGTTCGATGGGCTGTGCCGCACGCCGAGCGGCTGGCTGGAGCTGGCGCAAACCACCACGCCATCGCGCTTTCGCATCTTCTGGCGCGTGCGCTGGCCCGCCGCCTTACCGCAGTTTTTTTCCGGCTTACAGATGGCGGCGGTGCTGGCACCGATAGGCGTCGTGATTGGCGAATGGGTAGGAGCCAGTGAAGGGTTGGGCTACTTGATGATGCAGTCCAACGCCCGGCTGGAAACCGCCACCAGCTTTGCTGCACTGCTGCTGTTACTGATTCTGGCGCTGTTGCTCTCCGGCAGCGTGGCGCTGATTCGCAAGAAAACCCTCTGGCAAACTTCATAA
- a CDS encoding FAD-dependent oxidoreductase: MSRWSVLGCGVAGLCVATLLAERGEDVEVIDDASRRPASWYAGGMLAPWCEAESAPREVITLGQHAAAWWQQRVSSVAHQGTLVVAPPRDSQELNRFARMTEQHQWVEPGAIEPALEGRFARGLFFAQEAHLDPRLALQEMREKLIARGVAFNSHAPSGQIIDCRGIHAAPELPRLRAVRGEMLILHSDEVQFSRPIRLLHPRFPCYLVPRRGGHFMLGATMIESDDASPISARAMMELLSAAYAIHPALAEARVIESGSGLRPAYPANLPEIHYQNHTFYLNGMYRHGFLLAPMLAEQLMQRLSGEQSYDYSA; encoded by the coding sequence GTGAGCCGCTGGAGCGTGCTAGGCTGCGGCGTGGCCGGCTTGTGCGTGGCAACATTATTGGCGGAGCGCGGCGAAGACGTTGAGGTGATCGACGATGCATCGCGGCGCCCGGCATCGTGGTATGCCGGCGGCATGCTGGCGCCCTGGTGTGAAGCCGAAAGCGCGCCGCGTGAGGTGATAACCCTTGGACAGCACGCCGCCGCGTGGTGGCAACAGCGCGTCAGCAGCGTTGCACATCAGGGAACGCTGGTGGTGGCGCCGCCGCGCGACAGCCAGGAGCTTAACCGCTTTGCCCGCATGACCGAGCAGCATCAATGGGTTGAACCTGGTGCGATTGAACCGGCGCTGGAAGGGCGCTTTGCGCGCGGTCTGTTTTTCGCTCAGGAAGCGCACCTCGACCCGCGCCTGGCGCTGCAGGAAATGCGTGAGAAGCTGATTGCGCGCGGCGTAGCCTTCAACTCGCATGCGCCGAGCGGCCAGATTATCGATTGCCGTGGCATTCATGCCGCGCCCGAATTGCCGCGCCTGCGCGCCGTGCGCGGCGAGATGCTGATTCTGCACAGCGATGAGGTGCAGTTCTCCCGTCCGATTCGCCTGCTACATCCGCGTTTTCCCTGCTATCTGGTGCCGCGTCGCGGCGGGCATTTTATGCTCGGCGCTACCATGATTGAGAGCGATGACGCTAGCCCAATCAGCGCCCGCGCCATGATGGAGTTACTCAGTGCCGCTTACGCCATTCATCCGGCGCTGGCGGAGGCACGGGTAATTGAGAGCGGCAGCGGGCTGCGTCCGGCGTATCCGGCCAATCTGCCGGAAATTCACTATCAAAATCACACCTTCTATCTCAACGGCATGTATCGCCACGGTTTTCTGCTGGCACCGATGCTGGCTGAACAGCTGATGCAGCGCCTATCTGGAGAGCAATCTTATGATTATTCAGCTTAA
- the thiS gene encoding sulfur carrier protein ThiS: MIIQLNGRAISTEAKSLSELLIEQQIDVACVATAFNGTFVPKSHYDTQLLDEGCQLEVLSPMQGG, from the coding sequence ATGATTATTCAGCTTAACGGGCGCGCTATCAGCACCGAAGCAAAAAGCCTGAGCGAACTGCTGATCGAGCAGCAAATTGATGTGGCCTGCGTCGCCACCGCCTTTAATGGCACCTTTGTGCCCAAAAGCCACTACGACACGCAGCTGCTGGATGAAGGTTGCCAGCTCGAAGTGTTGTCACCGATGCAGGGAGGCTAA
- a CDS encoding ABC transporter permease — MNSIESSVLPPRSRSRNLLRTLVANPSIAIGGALVLLVVFAAVLAPLITHWDPVEQDLLNTLQAPSAAHWFGTDDYGRDIFSRVIFGARITLFEVCLSGAISMAIGIPLGIISGLAGRKIDALIMWVMDIIFAFPGIVLAILVVSVLGEGLTNMLIAISLFSIPVYARLSRNLTLGLKNMEYIEAAHMLGVRYPRIITHYILRNSIGPLIVQSTLTAGAVVLSAASLSFLGLGVQPPMPEWGTMMSDGRNFLGLNIYVSLFPGLAILITVLGFNVLGDGLRDVMDKRL, encoded by the coding sequence ATGAACAGCATTGAAAGCTCCGTGCTGCCGCCGCGTTCGCGCAGCCGAAACCTGCTAAGAACCCTGGTCGCTAATCCTTCCATCGCCATTGGCGGCGCACTGGTATTGCTGGTGGTATTCGCCGCCGTGCTGGCACCGCTGATCACCCATTGGGATCCGGTTGAACAGGATTTACTCAATACGCTGCAGGCACCCTCGGCCGCACATTGGTTTGGCACCGACGATTATGGCCGGGATATTTTCTCGCGGGTGATTTTTGGTGCGCGCATAACGCTGTTTGAGGTCTGCCTGAGCGGGGCGATATCAATGGCGATCGGCATTCCACTGGGCATCATTTCTGGCTTAGCCGGGCGTAAAATTGATGCCCTGATCATGTGGGTAATGGACATTATCTTTGCTTTCCCGGGAATTGTTCTGGCGATTCTGGTTGTTAGCGTGCTGGGGGAAGGGCTTACTAATATGTTGATCGCTATCTCGCTCTTCTCCATACCGGTCTATGCGCGCCTGAGCCGCAATTTAACGCTGGGATTGAAAAATATGGAGTATATCGAAGCGGCACATATGCTCGGCGTGCGCTATCCGCGCATCATCACTCACTATATTCTGCGCAATTCGATTGGCCCGCTGATCGTGCAATCAACCCTAACGGCCGGCGCGGTAGTGCTCTCTGCCGCCAGCCTCTCTTTTCTTGGCTTAGGCGTGCAGCCGCCCATGCCGGAGTGGGGCACGATGATGAGCGACGGGCGCAACTTCCTTGGCCTGAATATCTATGTGTCACTCTTCCCTGGATTGGCGATTTTGATTACCGTGCTGGGCTTCAATGTCCTTGGCGACGGCTTGCGTGATGTGATGGATAAACGTTTATGA
- a CDS encoding ABC transporter ATP-binding protein, with protein MSHDIVFNDVSFSWGDKPLCQQLNLRLRGGTTTVMLGRSGIGKSTLLRLIAGLLQPQQGAVQGLRGNVAWMGQQDLLYPWLTVLENVMLSARLGGEKADRPRALALLAQVKLSEVAHAPPHQLSGGMRQRVALARTLYAQREVVLMDEPFATLDVMTKLSLQTLTARLLQGKTVLLVTHDPLEACRMADDILLLDGQPLAIENWPVPGGVTPRSFDDPGVLQAQAQLFSRLNTHENTV; from the coding sequence ATGAGCCACGACATTGTGTTCAACGACGTGAGCTTTAGCTGGGGCGATAAACCGCTGTGCCAGCAGCTGAATCTGCGACTGCGCGGCGGCACAACCACGGTGATGCTGGGACGCAGCGGCATCGGCAAAAGCACGCTGCTGCGCTTAATCGCGGGGTTACTTCAGCCGCAACAGGGCGCGGTGCAGGGGTTACGCGGCAATGTCGCCTGGATGGGGCAGCAGGATCTGCTCTATCCGTGGCTGACGGTGCTGGAAAACGTGATGCTATCGGCGCGACTGGGCGGTGAAAAAGCAGATCGTCCGCGCGCGCTGGCGCTGCTGGCGCAGGTGAAGCTCAGCGAGGTGGCGCACGCGCCGCCGCATCAGCTCTCAGGCGGCATGCGGCAACGGGTGGCGCTGGCGCGCACGCTGTATGCGCAGCGTGAGGTGGTGCTGATGGATGAGCCGTTCGCCACGCTGGATGTGATGACCAAACTTAGCCTGCAGACGCTGACCGCACGCTTGCTGCAAGGCAAAACCGTGTTGCTGGTGACCCACGATCCCCTGGAAGCCTGCCGCATGGCTGATGATATTTTGCTGCTTGATGGCCAACCGCTGGCGATCGAAAACTGGCCGGTGCCTGGCGGTGTGACCCCGCGATCGTTCGATGATCCCGGCGTGTTGCAGGCGCAGGCGCAACTTTTCTCCCGATTGAATACCCATGAAAACACTGTTTAG
- a CDS encoding MFS transporter — protein sequence MSSVQPQLTQLLSEASLPRKSVLKALFALGTGGFAIGTGEFVIMGLLPDAAKGLNVSIPSAGHLISIYALGVVIGAPLLAVLGARASRRNFLMTLMGLFAAGNLLSAVAPGYYSMLLARFLAGFPHGTFFGVAALVAAGLVERRKRAQAVSMVLFGLTIANLLGVPAVTAIGQWFGWRDAFAIVGGLALVTLLLVWLWVPNVAGDKNASPLRELSALTRKQVLLTLAIGAVGSGGLFSVFSYVKPTMTELAQMPVSWIPAVLALFGLGMIIGNIAGGRLADRGIEKTIRILLVWSFLVLSAFVFAAHYALAGAINVMLVGTMVALAAVLQIRLMDVAGDAQTMAAAMNHSAFNLANALGAWLGGVTISAGLGWQSTGWVGAILAVLGLLIHGVAVCDARRKSITFAHDNH from the coding sequence ATGTCATCAGTACAACCTCAACTTACTCAGTTGCTGAGCGAGGCATCGCTGCCGCGCAAAAGCGTGCTGAAAGCGCTGTTCGCGCTGGGAACCGGTGGCTTTGCCATTGGTACCGGTGAATTCGTGATTATGGGCCTGCTGCCCGATGCAGCCAAAGGCCTCAACGTGTCGATCCCTTCCGCCGGGCATCTGATCAGTATTTACGCTCTCGGCGTGGTAATTGGTGCGCCGCTGCTGGCCGTTTTGGGTGCGCGAGCCTCACGTCGTAATTTTCTGATGACGTTAATGGGCCTGTTTGCCGCCGGAAATTTGCTGAGCGCGGTGGCACCTGGCTACTACTCGATGCTGTTGGCGCGTTTTCTTGCCGGTTTTCCGCATGGCACTTTCTTTGGCGTGGCCGCGCTGGTAGCGGCCGGTTTGGTCGAGCGCAGAAAGCGTGCGCAGGCGGTATCGATGGTGCTATTTGGTTTGACCATTGCTAATTTGCTGGGCGTTCCGGCGGTCACTGCCATCGGTCAATGGTTTGGCTGGCGCGATGCCTTTGCCATTGTGGGTGGTCTGGCGCTGGTCACGTTGCTTTTGGTGTGGCTGTGGGTACCCAACGTAGCGGGTGATAAAAATGCCAGCCCGCTGCGTGAGTTGTCAGCGCTAACGCGCAAGCAGGTGTTGCTCACACTGGCGATTGGTGCAGTAGGCAGCGGCGGATTGTTCTCGGTGTTTAGCTACGTCAAACCCACTATGACCGAACTGGCACAGATGCCGGTGAGCTGGATTCCTGCCGTGTTGGCGCTATTTGGTTTAGGCATGATTATCGGCAATATTGCGGGTGGTCGTCTGGCCGATCGCGGTATTGAAAAGACGATTCGTATTTTGCTGGTGTGGTCGTTTCTGGTGCTTAGCGCCTTTGTGTTTGCTGCACATTATGCCCTGGCGGGTGCAATCAACGTGATGCTGGTTGGCACCATGGTCGCGCTGGCGGCTGTACTGCAAATTCGATTGATGGATGTGGCGGGAGATGCACAAACCATGGCGGCAGCGATGAACCACTCGGCATTTAATCTGGCCAATGCGTTAGGTGCGTGGCTAGGTGGCGTCACGATCTCAGCAGGTTTAGGCTGGCAGTCAACCGGTTGGGTGGGCGCGATTCTGGCGGTGCTGGGTCTGTTGATTCATGGTGTTGCGGTATGTGATGCGCGGCGGAAATCCATCACCTTTGCCCACGATAATCATTAA
- a CDS encoding 6,7-dimethyl-8-ribityllumazine synthase, translating to MNTIKIAFIKAGWHKEIVHNALVGFEKELADQSIAAELKVLEVPGAFEMPLLAKRLAETGKYDAIVCAALVVDGGIYRHDFVAAAVVDGLMNVQLTTNVPVFSVSLTPHNFQPVDVIENFYTEHFIKKGKEAARAVLAIHNLSID from the coding sequence ATGAACACTATTAAAATTGCATTTATTAAAGCCGGATGGCACAAAGAAATTGTCCACAATGCCCTGGTAGGTTTCGAAAAAGAATTAGCCGATCAATCTATTGCCGCGGAATTAAAAGTGCTGGAAGTGCCTGGCGCATTTGAAATGCCGCTGTTGGCTAAGCGTCTGGCTGAAACCGGCAAATACGATGCGATTGTCTGCGCGGCGCTGGTGGTGGATGGCGGTATCTATCGCCATGATTTCGTTGCGGCAGCGGTGGTTGATGGCCTGATGAATGTGCAGCTCACCACTAACGTACCGGTGTTTTCCGTTTCATTGACGCCGCATAATTTCCAACCGGTAGACGTCATCGAAAACTTCTACACCGAGCATTTCATCAAGAAAGGCAAAGAAGCCGCACGTGCTGTGCTGGCTATTCACAATCTGTCGATTGATTGA
- a CDS encoding ABC transporter permease, producing the protein MKAYVAKKVLSLPLIIFGVSIIVFIAIRALPGDPARLMAGPEAPQEAVDNMRVRLGLDKPLPLQYAKFAAEAIHGNLGLSLQSQRPVMTEISERLPYTLSLAALAYLLAIAIGVPAGMTGAIYRQRIPDQIVMVLTIAGASIANFWLALLAMNYFAVELGWLPLLGADSWKNYIMPTVTLAILPMAMIARMTRSSMLDVLSQDYIRTAKAKGLSSGSIHWKHALRNALIPIVTIVALNFGSLIGGAVVTESVFNWPGIGRLLVDSVRYRDYPVIQGVTLVAVTGVVLMNLVGEILIGLLNPKIRFD; encoded by the coding sequence ATGAAAGCGTACGTCGCAAAAAAGGTGCTATCGCTGCCGTTAATTATTTTCGGGGTGTCGATCATTGTATTCATTGCCATCCGCGCGCTGCCGGGCGATCCGGCACGCTTGATGGCAGGACCGGAAGCGCCACAGGAAGCCGTGGATAATATGCGCGTGCGGCTGGGACTGGATAAGCCTTTGCCGCTGCAATATGCGAAATTTGCTGCCGAAGCCATACATGGCAACCTCGGACTGTCGCTGCAGTCGCAGCGACCGGTGATGACGGAAATCAGTGAGCGGCTGCCGTATACCTTATCACTGGCGGCGCTGGCTTATCTGCTGGCCATTGCGATTGGCGTGCCGGCGGGGATGACAGGCGCAATATATCGCCAGCGCATTCCCGACCAAATCGTCATGGTGCTGACCATTGCCGGCGCGTCCATCGCCAACTTCTGGCTGGCGCTGCTGGCGATGAACTACTTCGCCGTTGAGTTAGGTTGGCTACCACTGCTGGGTGCAGATTCATGGAAAAATTACATCATGCCAACCGTTACGCTAGCGATCTTGCCGATGGCGATGATTGCCCGCATGACGCGATCCAGCATGCTGGATGTGCTGAGTCAGGACTATATTCGGACTGCCAAAGCCAAAGGTTTATCGTCTGGCAGCATCCATTGGAAGCATGCGCTGCGTAATGCGCTGATCCCGATCGTCACCATTGTCGCACTGAATTTCGGCAGTCTGATTGGCGGTGCGGTGGTGACGGAATCGGTGTTTAACTGGCCGGGGATTGGCCGCTTACTGGTGGATTCGGTGCGCTACCGTGATTATCCCGTGATTCAGGGCGTGACGCTGGTCGCCGTTACCGGCGTGGTGCTGATGAATCTGGTGGGGGAAATTCTGATTGGTCTGCTTAACCCCAAAATAAGGTTCGACTGA
- a CDS encoding thiazole synthase produces the protein MFYDVDPQSHFLLGTAGYPSPAILQQAIAASGTEIITVSLRREGAAGAAFRELLTGLNIRVLPNTAGCHTVKEAVTTAHMARELFNTAWIKLEVIGHADTLQPDPFALVEAARILSEDGFKVFPYTTEDLIVGEKLLAAGCELLMPWGAPIGSGQGLRNIDGLRAMRAWFSDVPLIIDAGIGAPSQAAQAMEMGFDGILLNTAVAKAGDPIEMANAFRLAIEAGQAARRAGLMEKRDMASASTPIFGLANLN, from the coding sequence ATGTTTTACGATGTTGACCCACAATCGCACTTCCTGCTCGGCACCGCCGGATATCCTTCGCCCGCCATTTTGCAGCAGGCGATTGCCGCGTCTGGCACTGAAATCATCACCGTTAGCCTGCGACGTGAAGGTGCTGCGGGCGCGGCATTTCGTGAACTACTGACCGGACTCAACATCCGCGTGTTACCGAATACCGCCGGCTGTCACACGGTGAAAGAGGCGGTCACCACCGCGCATATGGCGCGAGAATTGTTTAATACCGCGTGGATCAAACTGGAAGTGATTGGCCACGCCGACACGCTGCAGCCCGATCCGTTCGCGCTGGTGGAAGCGGCGCGCATTCTCAGCGAAGACGGGTTCAAGGTGTTTCCCTACACCACTGAAGATCTGATCGTTGGCGAAAAACTGCTGGCGGCAGGCTGCGAGCTGCTGATGCCGTGGGGCGCGCCGATCGGTTCCGGCCAGGGACTGCGCAATATCGACGGCCTGCGCGCGATGCGTGCCTGGTTTAGCGATGTGCCGCTGATCATTGATGCCGGCATTGGCGCGCCGTCACAAGCGGCGCAGGCGATGGAAATGGGCTTCGATGGCATCCTGCTGAATACCGCCGTCGCCAAAGCGGGCGATCCGATCGAGATGGCAAACGCATTTCGTCTGGCAATAGAAGCCGGACAGGCGGCCCGTCGCGCCGGATTAATGGAAAAGCGTGATATGGCGAGTGCTTCCACGCCTATCTTTGGCCTGGCAAATCTCAACTGA
- a CDS encoding HesA/MoeB/ThiF family protein, whose amino-acid sequence MERYQRQMMLPEVGEDGQRKLRNARVVVVGAGGLSATLLPQLVGAGVGHIRLYDDDEVALHNLHRQTLFTLQDIGQPKVLSAQQALQQRNPEVQIDAMQQSLSASNMQQALAQCDLVIDAADNFAVTYQLSDACMLAGIPLISASVLRRQGYVGGFCGGSPSYRAVFPRLPTSAADCNTAGVMGPAVAALGAMQAQMALSVLLELQPSPLGCLVNCDFVNWHFRPFRFDQAEEPQQAVPFIDRPLLAADDCIVELRSHEEAPVSVAEGVERILPQAIATWQPPTQQRIVLVCASGIRAAQAAAVLAQRGFNQLAILAANRP is encoded by the coding sequence ATGGAACGCTATCAACGCCAGATGATGCTGCCGGAAGTGGGTGAAGACGGGCAGCGCAAACTGCGCAACGCGCGCGTAGTGGTGGTGGGTGCCGGTGGGTTAAGCGCGACGCTGCTGCCGCAGCTGGTGGGCGCGGGCGTCGGCCATATTCGGCTCTATGACGACGATGAAGTGGCGCTGCATAACCTGCATCGGCAAACGCTGTTTACGCTGCAGGATATCGGCCAGCCCAAGGTGCTCAGCGCTCAGCAGGCTTTGCAGCAGCGTAATCCCGAGGTGCAGATCGACGCGATGCAGCAGTCGCTGAGCGCCAGCAATATGCAGCAGGCGCTGGCGCAGTGCGATCTGGTGATCGACGCCGCCGATAATTTTGCCGTCACCTATCAGCTCTCCGATGCATGCATGCTAGCTGGCATCCCGCTGATCAGCGCCTCGGTGTTACGCAGACAAGGTTACGTGGGCGGTTTCTGTGGCGGATCGCCGAGCTATCGCGCGGTATTTCCGCGCCTGCCGACCTCCGCGGCGGACTGCAACACCGCCGGCGTGATGGGGCCGGCGGTCGCCGCATTGGGCGCAATGCAGGCGCAGATGGCGCTCAGCGTGCTGCTCGAACTGCAGCCATCGCCGCTTGGCTGTCTGGTGAATTGCGATTTTGTTAACTGGCACTTCCGCCCGTTCCGCTTTGATCAGGCCGAAGAACCGCAACAGGCGGTGCCGTTTATCGATCGGCCGCTGCTGGCGGCGGATGACTGCATTGTCGAACTGCGTAGCCATGAAGAAGCGCCAGTCAGCGTCGCAGAGGGCGTTGAGCGCATTCTGCCGCAGGCGATCGCCACATGGCAGCCACCGACGCAGCAGCGCATTGTGCTGGTATGCGCCAGTGGCATTCGTGCCGCGCAGGCCGCCGCAGTGTTGGCGCAGCGTGGCTTTAACCAGCTGGCGATTCTGGCGGCAAATCGCCCATGA
- a CDS encoding ROK family protein, whose protein sequence is MSKPAVICLDLGGSFIKLGVMDAQNALTILDQQNIPATSWTAFTTLVSHMIAQHQAHFTADSPVAISTAGIVAPDTGEMFASNIPAFHQRRLANELSAILQRRVIVHNDADCFTLAEALTGAGQAHKVVFGAILGSGVGGGLVADGRIITGQNGLTGEWGHGPITLTEVELDGETLRLPRLSCPCGQKGCLDSYGGARGLENLHQTLHSSTASSIDIIKRWQQQDRQAQQTLQAWLQLVGQPLAYTINITGASRVVVGGGLASVVPLIEALDQAVQGYVLRSTRQRLVVPGAFAHHGGMMGAALLARQRHG, encoded by the coding sequence ATGAGTAAACCTGCAGTTATTTGCCTCGATTTGGGCGGTTCATTTATCAAGTTAGGCGTGATGGATGCGCAAAATGCATTAACGATTCTCGATCAGCAGAATATCCCGGCGACCAGTTGGACGGCGTTCACCACGCTGGTCAGCCACATGATTGCCCAACATCAGGCGCATTTTACTGCTGATAGTCCGGTGGCGATTTCCACCGCCGGCATTGTGGCGCCGGACACCGGGGAGATGTTTGCCAGCAATATTCCTGCTTTTCATCAGCGCAGATTGGCCAACGAATTATCAGCGATCTTGCAGCGACGGGTGATTGTGCACAACGACGCCGATTGCTTCACGCTGGCGGAGGCGCTAACGGGAGCCGGGCAAGCACACAAGGTGGTGTTTGGTGCCATCCTCGGTTCAGGTGTTGGCGGTGGATTAGTTGCGGATGGTCGTATCATCACTGGCCAAAATGGTTTGACCGGGGAATGGGGGCATGGGCCGATCACACTCACTGAAGTGGAGCTTGATGGTGAAACGCTGCGCCTGCCGCGCCTGAGCTGCCCGTGCGGACAAAAAGGCTGTCTCGACAGTTACGGCGGCGCGCGCGGCCTGGAAAATCTGCATCAGACATTGCATAGCAGCACGGCGAGCAGCATTGATATTATCAAGCGCTGGCAGCAGCAGGACAGGCAGGCGCAGCAAACCCTGCAGGCGTGGTTACAGCTGGTTGGCCAGCCGCTGGCGTACACCATTAACATTACCGGCGCATCACGCGTGGTGGTAGGCGGCGGGCTGGCTTCTGTGGTGCCGTTAATCGAGGCGTTAGATCAGGCGGTGCAGGGTTATGTGTTGCGCAGTACGCGCCAGCGTTTAGTGGTGCCGGGAGCGTTCGCGCATCATGGCGGCATGATGGGCGCTGCGCTGTTGGCCCGACAACGTCATGGATAA